CCAGGAAAGGCTGTGCGTGCCTGTGGTGGCTTCCAGATTCCAAGTTTTCACAATCTGTCCCTTGGTGTTGTAAATCACGATTTGGACAGGTTCGGCTTTGGCGTTGTGGAAGCTGATGGTGGTGTGGGGATTGAAGGGGTTGGGATGGTTTCCAATCAGTTGGGTGGGCTTGGGAACGTTGACCTCGTCGTCGTTCGGGGTGCTGCTCCAGTCATCCAAACCGCGGGCTGTGACCTGCGGGGTTTGATTGAATTGATTAACCAAGACCAGGATATTGAAGTTTCCGCTGGGGATTTCGGTTTGGATATAGTCCACATCATAGAAAGTGGTGCGGAACACGACGGTGCCGGTGGCATCCTGCAGGGTATAGTTTTGTCCAACCTCAAAATTGCCGCTTTCCACGAAATTGGCGTTGGCAATGCGGATCAATCTTCCCTGATAATTTGCCACGTTCATGTTCAGTTCGTTAATTGTGATGGTGGGCGCGTAAATGTTATTACCATGGGATGTGGCAGCGCCAGGGTCGCCCACAGGGGTGAATTGCAGCAGGTTGGCATAGTAGGCGATGGTGCCAACGATGCCGGTGATGCCGTCACCAATCTGATAAATGGAGGTGATTTTGCCATCGGGGTCGTCAACCAGGACGCCAGCATTGGCATCCTGCACATATTTTTGGTTGCGGAAGCTTTGTTTGAAGGTGAGAAGCACTTCTCCGGAAACCAGGTAAACCGTTCCGTCTCCAGCCGTTTGCGCTCTCAGTTGGCTCATGTTTTGAACCACCACGGGGAACATATATGTGGCTGTGGCAACGTTGCTGGCATCCAGTCCGCTGGCATAGGCAATGGCTTTGATGGTGGTGGTGCTGCTCACCGGGATGGGATTGCTATAGCTGGGTGAGCTTTGAGTGGGGTTGCTGCCATCGGTTGTATAATGGATTGTGGCTCCGGGTGTGCTGCTGCTGATGGCAACGTTGATGGGCTGGGTGTAGGCTCCGGCAGGAGGGTCAAAGACGGGCATTGCCGCCGCGCCCTGTGAAGCCGCTGTAATGCGGATGTTGTCGATGCGGTTGTTGCCAGCGGCGGTTGTGCAGCCGGTCAAAACCACGCGGATGGCGAAGTTGGGGTTGTTTGCCACACCGGGTGTACCGCTGAAATCCACTTCCATCATCTGCCCCGCCACCCAGCCGTTTTCAAAATCGGTGAGGTCGAGGGTGTATTTTGTAATCCAATCGCTGCCATTCACGGTATATTTCACTTCCTGGGTGTTGAAACCTGTGGAAGTTCTGCGGGTGGGATAGCTCATCACGATGTTGTCCAAACCCACTGTGGAAGCGTGGATGGTGAAATAGGCGCCGTTATTAACCGTATCGGCACCGCCGCGGGGGGCAAAACTGCCGCCATTAACCTCGCCGCCTTCACCGTTGAGGGTGGTTCCGGCAAAGGAAAAAGCTTCTGTGAAAGTGTAGGTTATTTCGGCATCGCCGACAGCCGCCATAATGGGTTGGTCCCAGGTCGTGTCTGTGGGCGGCGTGTTTTGGTTGAAATTCCAATAATAGACCAGGGTTTGCCCATACACCCCGCCGAGGGCCAGGATCAAGGCGAATAACACCAATGTCTTTTTCATAATTCCTCCATCGAATTACTTTTTATCGAATTTTAAATCCACACCTTTGGCATGGAATCATTTTTCTTTTATCCAAAAAGAATCATCACACTATAAAGGAACGAACCCGCCAGAAGCACGCTGTCCGCGCGGTCCAAAACTCCGCCATGTCCCGGAATCAGGTGGGAACTGTCTTTCACGGAGCAGAAACGCTTGAGCATGCTTTCGGCAAGGTCTCCCAATTGACCAACAATTCCTGCCGCAAATGCCATGAGCAGCAAATGCGCCAAATCAAGGCCAGAAACGCCTGTAAAATACAATATAATCACCATCAGAAAAGGTGCAAGCGCTCCCGCCGCGAAACCTTCCAAAGATTTGTTTGGGCTGACCGCGAAAATCCCGCGCCGCCGTCCCCATTTGCTGCCAACAAAATAGGCAACCGTATCCGTGAGCCAAATCAGCAGAATCAGTCCAAAAAGCAGGCGGGGTTTCTCTAAACCCAAAAGCGCGCACATGGCGGGTAAAAGCGCCAGATAGAAGGCCCCAAAAAGCTGAAAAGCCACCTGGGACAACGACCTCCGCGGGTCCCAAAGCAGCAGCGCCCGCAGGATTACAACCAGGAAAAACACCCAGAAAAGGGGCACAATCATGCCCGGGAAAAACACGGCAAGGCTGAACAGGGCAAGGTTTACCACCGCCCAAAACCAATGAATGCCCAAATCGATGTTTTCCAGCATGGCGTTCAGTTCCGCGCTGGCAAAAAAGGCGGTCAAACCAAACAGAATCACCAGCCAGGGCCCGCCAAACCAAAGCACCACCAAAATCACGGGAATGCCGACCACGGAAACCAAAACACGCTTTTGCAATTCGCTCATTGGCTTTCCACTCCTCCATACCTGCGCTCACGGCTCTGGAAATCCAGCAAAGCTTCGATGAACGAGGCTTTGTCAAAATCCGGCCACAGCGTTTGGGTGATATAAATCTCTGAATATGCCATCTGCCACAGCAAAAAGTTTGAGATGCGTCTCTCACCACTGGTGCGGATGATGAGGTCAGGGTCGGGCTGTCCGGCTGTATAAAGATAGTTCGAAAAAGCTTGCGGCGTCAGGTTTTTAATCGCCTCCGGATTTCCCAGGTTCTGGGCACAGAGTTTTTGGATTCCCTCCACGATTTCCAGCCTGCCACCATAGTTGAAAGCCATATTCACGGTCAAACCCGTATTGCCAAAGGTGGGCGATGCCATTTCCCTGATTTCGGCAAGATATACTGGGTCCAGCCTGCTTTCGCTGCCGATGATATTTACACGGATGTTTTGCCGCTTCAGTTCGGCAATTTCCTTTGCCAAAAATTCTTTCAAGAGCTTCAAAAGCCCCTGCACTTCATCATCGGGACGGCTCCAATTTTCGGTGCTGAAAGCATAGAAAGTGATATAGCCCAGTTTCAGCTCCACTCCCAGTTCCACAACCTGACGCACAGACCTGGCTCCGGCTCGATGACCATACATGCGGGGTCTTTTTTTGCTCGCAGCCCAGCGTCCGTTTCCATCCATAATGATGCCAACGTGCGCGGGAAGCCGCGTCAAATCAAGCTTGGGAACCAGTTTTTTATAGTTCATTTGCTTTTTTCCAGCGCCCTTTGCTTCAGCCTGGCGTAGATAAAGCCATCCAAATCACCATCCATCACGCGGTCCACCTGCCCAACTTCGTGGTTTGTGCGGTGGTCTTTAACCATCTGATAGGGTTGAAAA
This genomic stretch from Candidatus Cloacimonadota bacterium harbors:
- a CDS encoding T9SS type A sorting domain-containing protein; protein product: MKKTLVLFALILALGGVYGQTLVYYWNFNQNTPPTDTTWDQPIMAAVGDAEITYTFTEAFSFAGTTLNGEGGEVNGGSFAPRGGADTVNNGAYFTIHASTVGLDNIVMSYPTRRTSTGFNTQEVKYTVNGSDWITKYTLDLTDFENGWVAGQMMEVDFSGTPGVANNPNFAIRVVLTGCTTAAGNNRIDNIRITAASQGAAAMPVFDPPAGAYTQPINVAISSSTPGATIHYTTDGSNPTQSSPSYSNPIPVSSTTTIKAIAYASGLDASNVATATYMFPVVVQNMSQLRAQTAGDGTVYLVSGEVLLTFKQSFRNQKYVQDANAGVLVDDPDGKITSIYQIGDGITGIVGTIAYYANLLQFTPVGDPGAATSHGNNIYAPTITINELNMNVANYQGRLIRIANANFVESGNFEVGQNYTLQDATGTVVFRTTFYDVDYIQTEIPSGNFNILVLVNQFNQTPQVTARGLDDWSSTPNDDEVNVPKPTQLIGNHPNPFNPHTTISFHNAKAEPVQIVIYNTKGQIVKTWNLEATTGTHSLSWDGRDDSGNAVSSGVYYYRMQSGKYSSTRKMVLMK
- a CDS encoding phosphatidate cytidylyltransferase; translated protein: MSELQKRVLVSVVGIPVILVVLWFGGPWLVILFGLTAFFASAELNAMLENIDLGIHWFWAVVNLALFSLAVFFPGMIVPLFWVFFLVVILRALLLWDPRRSLSQVAFQLFGAFYLALLPAMCALLGLEKPRLLFGLILLIWLTDTVAYFVGSKWGRRRGIFAVSPNKSLEGFAAGALAPFLMVIILYFTGVSGLDLAHLLLMAFAAGIVGQLGDLAESMLKRFCSVKDSSHLIPGHGGVLDRADSVLLAGSFLYSVMILFG
- a CDS encoding isoprenyl transferase — translated: MNYKKLVPKLDLTRLPAHVGIIMDGNGRWAASKKRPRMYGHRAGARSVRQVVELGVELKLGYITFYAFSTENWSRPDDEVQGLLKLLKEFLAKEIAELKRQNIRVNIIGSESRLDPVYLAEIREMASPTFGNTGLTVNMAFNYGGRLEIVEGIQKLCAQNLGNPEAIKNLTPQAFSNYLYTAGQPDPDLIIRTSGERRISNFLLWQMAYSEIYITQTLWPDFDKASFIEALLDFQSRERRYGGVESQ